Genomic segment of Bacteroidota bacterium:
AATTGCTGGCAGTATATACATCGCTGAAAGCAACAACAGCAATTCTGTTACCGTTAAAATTTACATTTAGCGGATCAAAAATTCCGAAAATTGTAGTAGATGAAGCCGTGGTTTGCACCGACCCTATTTTTACATCCATAGAATCGGGTGTGGCCTGAGCGGTAAAAATTATTAAAAATAAACTGCTAAGGATAAAAAGTTTTCTCTGCATCACTAAAAATCAGCGGTTGAAAATGTGTAATTAATATCACCTACCAGTTGTATTTTCATAGCATAATCGCTATAAATTTTTACGATATCACTGCAATCGGGAATACTGGCGGTATTAAATTTTATGGTAGCTATCGCATTGCTTGCATTCAGTATGGCATCCTTTAAAGCTCCATCAACAACCTGATGCATTTCAGTTATGGTAACTTCATGTACGCGACAATCTGCAGCTAAAATTCCGGGATTAATTTTATTTCCTCCAAAATTTAAAGAATCTAATTTTGTTCCGAACTCATCCATAAATACAATATTTATAGTTGCATCGAGAGGGAAAGTATTATCGGCATACAAGGTAAGATTAATATTTCCTACACCATCAGTACCGGAACCTGCATCTATTGTAACTGGAAATTCATTTTCTAAGGTTAAATTACTCGCAAAAAATTCGAGCGGCATATTTAAATTTAAACTGATATTTAATTTGCTTGTGCTGATCACAAAATCCTGATAATTAAATTCATTTCCATTTGGATTAACATGCATCACAACATCATAAAATAATTTATCAGGAAATATTTCCAACAGATCATTAATATTCGAATTATCTGAATTTAATGATATGGTAGTATATCCCGGAGCATAAGGATTATCAATTGCGCGACTGATAGGAAGTGTTTGTCCAATCACTTCACTGCAAGTGAGATAAACTACTTCGCCGGTTTCGGTATTCATGGCACCTAAACTATTTACTATTACAGTACCGCCGGCCCCTAATCCATTTGCAATTTCAAGATCAACATTGATCTGACCGAATTCAACAACACCATCGGTAAATTGATCAAATACATTAATACCATCAGTAGTGTCAGCAACAATTACATCATATTGGCCGAGATATCCACGCAATTCGTTTGGAACAATATCCTCCAAACCATAAATAACACGCAAACTATCGGCGAGAGTTATATGGGTTGCAACACCGGTATAATTAATACTCGCACTTAATGCCTGAAAAAAAGTATTTACCCTATCACCTGAACTCCCACGCAGATCAATTGTATATCCGTGCAGATCAAAGGGTTCATCTAAAGTATCATTTGGTGCAACCTTACTAACTATATGCACAGAAGATCCATCCGGACCAATTGCACCCGGAATATCATAAACAATTTCAATGGTATCATTAATACTATTCACTACATAAACAACAACATGCCCGCTTTCAATCCCCATCATGGTAAATTCTGGTCCGCCCATATCATATTCCACGTCGTTGGCACTATTGATAAGATTTTGTTCGGGAAAAACCGCAGTGGCCTCCAACAATTCCATATCGAATGCAGTAAATTGAATAAATAGTGCATCGCTGGTATCTATAAAAACAGAATCTTCTCCGCTACCGGGGGTATTAAAATTTAATATCTCAGCGATCATATTTCCTTCCACTGTCATACCCGCGAGGTTTTTAGTAATAACGACAGGTACACCTGTTGCAGGAACTAAAAAGAAAGTGTCCTGCATAATCAGTGCGCCATCGGTAAAATTTGTCAGTTTCAAAACAACGGTATCGAGATCGACAGGTAAACCATTAGCTAAAGAAACGCTCAAAGACCCTTGACTAAAGGTTGCAGTTTCAAAAAAACTTGTTGCATCAATAGGAGTTGGATCGGTGGAAAGTCCGGTAAGCGGAGCTAAGACTGCGGAGTCTCCATTAGATAAAATAATAAGTGTTCCGATAGGAAAACCGAGGTCAATTGCGATCTGGCCAAGAGAAATCGAAACTTCCATTTCCTGGTCCTCCAAAGTGAGAGAATCGAGGGAAACGTAAACCTCCACTGCCGTATCTGGAATTTCTATGGCTTCCTGAGTAAGATCGTAGTTGAGTAATTCGCTTTTGTAAACGAGGGTGACGCTCTCGTCGTCCTCAAATTGTGTTAGAGTGTCGGGTACGAGATCGTAAATGGTAAGTTCACCGGTTACAATTGGAGTCAGATATCTTGTATCCCAACCCGTATCAAGGCTTCGCCTGCATGAGGCGATGACCAATATTACACAAAGAAGGAGGAGTAGCCCTTTATAATGTTTGTCCATTATGTGGTGAAGATAAAGAATATTTTATTGCAGTTGCATTAACCTCTGTTTAATGTCACTTAACTGACCCTTCGGAATGGCATCAATCAGTTTCCGGGTGTATTCTTTTTGGGGATTGTGATAAATTTCATCCGATGCACCCATTTCTTCAATTACCCCTTTATTCATCACCACCATCCGGTCGCTCATGAATTTTACCACCCCGAGGTCGTGAGAAATAAATATATAGGTAAAATTGAATTCGTTACGCAATTGGATCAGCAGATTTAAAACCTGCGCCTGCACACTTACATCCAAAGCGGAAACACTTTCATCACAAATAATAAATTTCGGATTTAAAGCCAGTGCTCTTGCAATACAAATTCGCTGACGCTGCCCGCCGGAAAACTCATGTGGATATCTATTATAAAATTCGGCTTTCAAACCCGTTTTCTCCATTAATTCTATCACCTTTTCCTTTCGGATCTTATCATTAGCATATAATTTGTGTACTGTCATCGGTTCTTTAATGGCATTACCCACTGTCATACGCGGATTTAGTGAGGAATATGGATCCTGAAAAATGATCTGAATATCCTTTCTCAAAGGTTTCATTTCATTTTGTGATAATTCGAGAATGTTTTTGCCGTTAAAAATAATATTTCCGGAAACAGGTTCCACTAAACGAATAATGGTTCTCCCAAGAGTAGTTTTTCCGCAACCGCTTTCACCAACCAATCCCAAAGTTTCCCCCGGGTAAACATCAAAAGAAACATCATCCACTGCTTTTACCCATTCCGTTACTTTTCCGAAAATTGTTTTTGTTGCAGGAAACCATGTTTTAATATTTTCAATTTTTAATATGGGCTCTTGTTTTTGAAGATCAATTAATCGCTGATCGGTTTCCTGTTGGGTTACGATATTTGTTTTGAGAATATCTGTTATACTATTTTCCTGTCCGTCTTCAGAATCTGTTCGCGCAAATAGATTCCCCGATTCATCCTCGCGCATAAAATCTGCAATAACAGGCAATTTTTTTAAACGGAGCTCCAATTGCGGGCGACAAGCCATTAATCCTTTGGTATAAGGATGTTTGGGATCTTCAAAAATTTCGAGAACGGTTCCCTGTTCCACAATTTTTCCTTTATACATCACCAAAACTCTGTCGGCAATTTCTGCAATTACACCGAGGTCATGTGTAATAAAAATGATGCTGCTGTTAATTGTTTTTTTGAGTTCCGACATTAATTCCAGAATGGTTTTCTGAACCGTTACATCTAAAGCTGTGGTCGGTTCATCGGCAATTAAAATATCGGGATTACAACTCATTGCCATTGCGATCATTACCCTTTGTTTTTGTCCGCCGCTTAATGTATGCGGATACGAAGAATAAATTCTTTCAGGAGATGGAAGTTGTACTTTTTGAAATAATTGTAGTGTTAATGCCTTTGCTTCTTTTTTATTTTTTTTCTGATGTAAAATAATTGCTTCATCCACCTGAGAACCACAGGTAAAAACAGGATTTAAACTTGTCATGGGTTCCTGAAATATCATGGAAATTTTATTTCCCCGGTAATGCCGCATTTCAGCTTCAGGAACTTTGGTGAGATCTACAGCGCCTTTTTCACTGCGATATATTAATTCTCCACCCACAATTTTTCCCGGAGGATTTGGAATAAGTCGCATTAACGATAAAGAAGTGACCGATTTTCCGGAACCTGATTCGCCAACAATGCCTACAGTTTCTCCCCTGTAAATTTGAAAGGAAATATCATCAACGGCTTTAACAATTCCACCATCCGTAGTAAAATGAGTAGATAAATTTTTAACATCCAGCAACAGATCCTTTTGCATGTGGTAAAAATAGTGGGGAAAGTTGAAGGTTCAAAGAATGGTTGCGTTTCACCACTAAACTGCGGAATCATTTGAAGGGTATAAAGTGTCGAAAACGGAAAGGCGCGACAAATATTTGATATAATAATATTCACAAAATATGAATCTAATCTTCTGAAAAACACACCTAATGGCAGTTCATTCGTGCATTCATGGTTTATTTTTCATCCACATATTGGACAAAAAAAGTTGCCACGAATGCACGAATGAACAGCCAAACTGACATTTTATTTGTATGATGGAATCTTTCTACTGATGCAGTTTAGCAACAAGCTTACGGCAGGAATTTGAGGATTTTGAAAACCAATAACCCCCGGCTTTAGCCGGTGGGAAAAAGTACACACTATAGACGGGCTTTAGCCCAATTGAGGATCATCATGTTTAGAATAAAATATCAAGAAAAATTGAATTATCAAAAATCAATTATTGAAAAAATCATAGCCATGTAACATAACTTTCCAATTAAAAATCCATAATTGGGCTAAAGCCCGGTCACTTATCCGTTTTTAATCCGTGGGTTAAAACCCACGGCTATTACTTTGCCACAATTACCGATGGAATCTCTGTGTAAGACGATTTATTCAATTAATATTGTTCCAGTAGTTAAATCACCATTATACAACATCTGAATAAAATATATCCCCGATGATACACCGGATAGATCTATTTTTTCCTCCTGGTCTTCCACAGTAGTAAACACATCTTTTAATAAAACAATTTTACCAAGTGCATCTATAACTTTTATCTCCACCTTAGTATTTATTAAATCAGGTAATTGCACAGTGAAATTTCCATTGGAAGGATTTGGATAAACAATTAAGAAATTATTTATTTCTCCCGATCTTAATGGAGGTGTGGTGAAGAAAGAAGTTGCTGAATAAGGAGAAAAAACACCACCCGGACAAATCGTCTTAATTTTATATGCATAATCTGTTTCCGGAGTTAGACCGAGAATATTTGCCATATTGCTCGCTGGTTTTTTCTTAAATTTTATTGCCGGATCTGAAACTTGATAAACCAATACCTGATATTTATCAGCACCCGGAACTTCATCCCAATGTAATTGCACTGATGTTGGTGCAATTGGAGCTGCAAATAATCCTGTTGGGCCTTCGGTGAAATCGCATGGTGGTTCAATTCCGAAATCTGCTCCGTCAAATGCTTGATATCTGATATTATTTGATCCATAAGCATCTGTGTTATTAACATCCAATGAAGTTCCGGGTTCAGCATCTTGCATCCAAACTACATGCACTTTTCCGTCAATTGCTTTATCATATACCATTGGAAAAACATTTTCCTGATGTAATTCTGCGGTGTTGGTCAAATTAATTGGTGCCGACCATGTTGTTCCATTATCAGCAGAATACACTCCAAAAAGATCTCTGAATGATTGCGCTTCACTTACTTCAGGATCACCAAAATAATCGGTATATTCTATAGGCATGGCATAAATAAGATAAATATATCCTGTTGCTTCATCAATTGCCGCACCAACCATAGAAGTGAAGGATACGCCATCATACATTGCGAGATCCGCACCGATACCTAAAAAAGGATCATTTAATCCATCTGCATTATTCCAATCAATTAATAATTCAATATTTGTCGGTTCAGCCATGGTGGAATTCCAATAAAGTAGTCCGCTTGTTCTTGGAAAATAACCCCATCCTTCTGCGTCTGGATCAGTATCAAGCAGTTGATAGTTTCCAGAAAAAATATGCACCACACCCGCATTCGTGATTATCATTTCATTAAATCCATCAATAGTATTAATGGTATCAAAATCACCATCACCATCAAAATCAGAATCCTCACCCAGATCTCCATTATAATTATCTATTGGAAAATCATTTATTTCTATTTGTGACCAGGTTCCGGGATTTCCTTTTGCAGGTGAATGAAGTAATATTAGATCTGACCAACTGCTTCCATAGGAAATATATACATGTGATCCTTTAACTTGAATTTGATACACTTCAGCGCTTAATGCATCAAATCCATCTGCTTCTGATAAGAAGGGTAAGGGAGATTCTAAAACTGCCCATGAAGCACCTCCATTATCTGATCTTGAAAAAATGATACTGGTTGGCGATACGTTATCTGCACAAACAACATAAATATCATCAGTACCTTGAGGACATTCAGTAACCGGCCATAATCCTGTTATCAGATCAGATCCCGGGAGTTGTGTCCATACTGCACCACCTATAACAGCATTGGCAAATAATTGTAAATTAGTTCCATCATGAGAAAGTACAACTTCATGATCCAGCACTTTCATTAATTCACCAAAACCTGTCCTAACAGTTTCAATTCGGGCAGTTGGAGCAGGGTTCCATGTTACTCCGTTATAATGATTGTAAAACATTCCGCGTTCTGGCCAAGCACCTAATGTGGTGGCTCCGGTCCAGACTACTGATATACTTCCATCGTCGTAAACCTGTATCCGGTTTCTGGAGCAGGCATTTGTTTGAAGGTCGTAAGTGGTTGTGCCAATAATTGTTGATTGGCTGTAAACACCGATGGTTATTGAGGAAAATAAGATCAACAGAAATGTTTTCATAATATTTGAGTTAGATGATTTAAAGATATAGGGATATTGCATTAGCTAAGGTATTAAAAATACCGATTATCCGGATGCCACAGAGTTCTTTCGGTAACTCTGTGGCAAAGATTTCTATGTGCTTTATGATAGAGTTACCGAAGGAACTCGTGGATTTCTCATCATTCCGATATTAATTCCAACCAGGTTTTCTTTTCAAGATCTAAGTCCAACAACTTTATTTTACTTTCATCCATAAAAACAATATATCTCAAAATAGTTTGCTTTTTTTCATTTTGATATCCCAAAACAAAAAGGTATGAATTATATTCAATAGAGTTGATCTTTAGATACTCATCCAGTAGTTTGATACCCAATTCCAATTCTTTTTCGCGAGGAGTAAATAAACCATTAGAATTACCGATATTATTGATAGCATTTGTTGCCTCTACAAAAGATTCAGCGGGAGTAATGATCCATTCATTGTGATATTCTAATTCTTGGGATATATAATAATCTGAGATTCCCCAGGTAGGAACATTTAATGAATCCAATTTGCCACCTACTGTAAATCTGATCTTTATTGGTGAATTTATTCCTTCAGTTCCTGAACAATCAAGATATTGTAATGAATTTATATCAAGTTCATGATAATGTATAGAATCCCGAATATCTTTCATATTTCTAACTAGTGAAACAAAGAGGGAATCGTTTAAAATTTTAAGCAAACTATCTCCACGACTATCAACTTCCCAATGCAAAATTTTCCTTATTTCTTCTATTGGTTGCAAATGGTCATGCAAATCGATATAATTTTCCGTTTTAATGATCTGCAAAATTTCCCTGGAGAAGGTATCGCATTGTGCATGTAATAAACCTAATTTTAATAAAAGAAAACTTATTACAAGCGCAAATAATTTAAACATCAGATCATGTATTTAATCATCATACATAAATAATATTCTCCTCCCTTATCAACTCCAATCCCTTTAATCGCATAATTACCTGTGCAACGGCAATAACATCTTTGCTGCAATATAGACCGATACGGTTAAGGTCATTTTTATTCCAGTAAACATCGCCAACCATGCTGCCATCAATATCATCTTTTGGTGTAGGAATTTCTAAAATTGTAGCTAATAAATTCAGAGAAGTATAATTTTTATAATCACCGAATTTCCATAATTCCATGGTATCCACATGATTTACTTCCCAGGGTTTTTTGCCATAAATATCCAACACCGGAGGTAAAGTAATTCTGTTAATTAAATATCTTCTGCACAACCATGGAACATCAAATTCGCGAATATTATGCCCGCATAATTGAAAATTATTTTTGGAGACATTAATTAAGGTCTGTTTAAATTCTTCCAACATCATTTTTTCATCATCACCTTTAAAAGTTTTTATTTTAAGATGATAATCATTATTTATTTTTTGGATATAGGCGCAGGAGATACATATTACTTTTCCAAACTCTGCAAATATTCCTGCTTTCGAAAAATAGAATTCGCTTTTATCCTCATCCTCCTTTCGGGTGCGACCTACTTTATCGTCAAATAATTTCTGTAATTCCGGAGCGAGTTCATCATAGTGTTTTTTTCCGGGTACTGTTTCGATGTCGAAAATAAAAAGATTTTCGGGGGCAATTGTTTGTAACATACGTTTTATTTTTAAGGGTTAATAAATACATGATTCAAAAATAGGAATTTTATTTTACCATTCAATTTTATTATACATAGGGATTGAAACTCCGGTAATTCCTTTAGCCTTCTCACTCATTAAAAATGCGATGGTATCCGCAACATCTTCGGTGGGAGTAAAGGTTTTATATTGTTCTTCCGTAGCCCAACTCAAATTATTGGGTGTTTGTAATGTTGCCGGTAAAATAATATTCGCCCTGACATTAAAATTGCGACATTCCTCAGCCACACTTAAAGTGATTGCAACCAATGCACCCTTGCTCGCCGTGTATAAAGTATTTCCTTTCGCCTGATGTAAAACAGGTTTTGCCCCGATGGTTACTATGGAACCCATACCGGAAGCTTTTAGTATAGGAACAATTTCTTTGAGCAATAAAAAAGTAGGTTTTACATTCAGGTCCATCAAAAAATTATAATCTGCTTCGGTATAGTCTGCTATTGAACCTGCTCCTTTATAACCTCCTGCAAGGTGGACAAGTCCGAAAATATTGCCTTTTATGCCTCTTATCCAATTCTGCACCTCTGTTTCTTTAGCAAGATCGGCAATAAAAGGAAAAAGAGTTTTATTGATCTGTTGAGGGAAGAATTCATCGAGAATGGATTTGCTTTTTTCATTTAAAACCGCGGCATGTAATTCCCAACCTTCGTCTAACAAACGCGCTGTAACTGTTTTTCCCAATGCTCCGTCGGCGCCGGTTATCAGTAATATTTTAGATTTCATCTTTATGTTCTTTTACTCAAAGTTAAGGTTTTGTAGAGGCAATTGGACATAATAAAGGTGCCGTATTGACAGCAGATTTCATTTTACAAGTAAAAATCATTTATTTTGTGCAGTAATCAATAATCCAAAGGGTTTTGATACACAACCTTAAATACCACCGAATATGAAGAAATCAATATTGGCTCTTACTATTGCGACGCTTTCCATCCTCAGTACCAAACAAGTAAATGCCCAACTTTGGCTCATGACAGATGGAGGCATTTTTTTTACAAAAGACCTTGTAGGCGAAGGTATTAACCTTAAAGTCGGCTGGCATTATGGTGATTACGACTATAATATGGTTACATTGGGTGGAGGTTATAACTTTTTTGCTCAAAAACCATGGGATATCATTATGTTTGATTCTACAGGATTACTTACGGATACTGTCGAATCGTTTTTAGTGAGTAATCTTATTAACATCGACGCCGACTATAGAAGATATTTTTTCCAGACTGATGCAGATGATTATTTTGCCTTTTATGGTATAATTGGCGCAAGTCTTTGGATGGTGAATACAAAAATGAATTTAGGTCCTTATGTGGATACCGTATTTGCAGTATCGGAAGGCACAACGTTGGTCGCTTCCAATTTGAGTGTTAGAATGCCGTTGGGTTTCGGAATGGACTGGACTGTTAGAGGCAGATTCTGGTGGTATTTCGAGGCTAAAATTGAAGTGCCATTCACGCAAGTGAATAATGAATATATCGGAAATGATTTTGGTGTGAGTTATCACTTTACCACCGGTGCCCGTTTTCTGTTACACGAATTTTATAGGTAGCGCACTTCCTTTTTCAGGTATTTTTTTCTTCCGGTTCTACGATGATGCGTAATGCGCGATCGTATGAAAAATAATTCCACATCCAGTTCATAAATACCATAAAACGATTTCTGAATCCCACAAGCGCCATCAGGTGAATGAACATCCAGATGTACCAAGCCAAATAGCCTCCAAAGGAATAGAAAGGCAGATCTACAACGGCTTTATGCCTTCCGATGGTTGCCATGTTTCCTTTGTTTTTATATTTGAAGGGTTTTAATTCTTTTTTTCTATTAAGTCTGATAAAATTATTGGCAAGATTAGAAGCTTGTTGTATTGCAACTTGTGCTACTCCCGGATGTCCGTTGGGAAAATTTTTATCCTCAGTCATGAAAGCTATATCTCCAATGGCATAAATATTTGAATAATTTTTGATTCGGTTAAAAGCATCCGTTTGATATTTTCCACCTCTTACAATTGATTCGGCACTTATTCCCTCTATAGTTGCGCCTTTTACTCCGGCAGCCCAAATAATATTATCTGTTTTAATTTTCTCGCCATTGGAAAGTAATAATTCATCACCATCAAAATTTTGAACAAGGGCATTCAGCCAAACTTTTACTCCATCACTTTCCAGATATTTTTTAGCCAATCGGGATGCTTTTTCGCTCATTGCAGCCAATAATCTACCCGACCCCTCTATTAAATGGATCTCCATATTTTCGCCTTTAAGTTCGCGATAATCGTGAGGTAAAACATTTTTTCTGATCTCTGCTAAAGCACCGGCAAGCTCTACTCCGGTTGGGCCCCCGCCAACAATAATAAAATTCATCCGCTGTTTTTGGTCTGCAGTGGAATCGGAGATTATCGCCCTTTCAAATTTGTGTAAAATAGCACTTCGCATATCCAGAGCTTCCTGCACCGATTTAAGTGTGAAACTCACTTTCTCAATTGCAGTATTGCCATAAAAATTTGTTACTGCCCCGCTTGCAATTATGAGATGATCGTATTCGAAATCCCCAACATCTGTAATTACTTTTTGTGTTTGCGGATCAATTTTTTCCACCGTTGCCATCCTGAAAATAATATTGGGATATTGGCCTATCTTTCTGCGAAAAGGGTATGCAATACTTTCCGCTGTCAATCCCGCCGAAGCTATCTGATAAAGCAAGGGTTGAAAGGTGTGAAAATTATTTTTATCTAAAAGAGTTACGCGGTAAGGTTTATTATTTAGTCGTTTTACGAGTTCCAGGCCCGCAAATCCTCCGCCTATGATCACAATTTTTGGAAGCGATGTATCGTCGTATCGGTATGTCATTTCATTTAAGTT
This window contains:
- a CDS encoding ABC transporter ATP-binding protein, with product MQKDLLLDVKNLSTHFTTDGGIVKAVDDISFQIYRGETVGIVGESGSGKSVTSLSLMRLIPNPPGKIVGGELIYRSEKGAVDLTKVPEAEMRHYRGNKISMIFQEPMTSLNPVFTCGSQVDEAIILHQKKNKKEAKALTLQLFQKVQLPSPERIYSSYPHTLSGGQKQRVMIAMAMSCNPDILIADEPTTALDVTVQKTILELMSELKKTINSSIIFITHDLGVIAEIADRVLVMYKGKIVEQGTVLEIFEDPKHPYTKGLMACRPQLELRLKKLPVIADFMREDESGNLFARTDSEDGQENSITDILKTNIVTQQETDQRLIDLQKQEPILKIENIKTWFPATKTIFGKVTEWVKAVDDVSFDVYPGETLGLVGESGCGKTTLGRTIIRLVEPVSGNIIFNGKNILELSQNEMKPLRKDIQIIFQDPYSSLNPRMTVGNAIKEPMTVHKLYANDKIRKEKVIELMEKTGLKAEFYNRYPHEFSGGQRQRICIARALALNPKFIICDESVSALDVSVQAQVLNLLIQLRNEFNFTYIFISHDLGVVKFMSDRMVVMNKGVIEEMGASDEIYHNPQKEYTRKLIDAIPKGQLSDIKQRLMQLQ
- a CDS encoding T9SS type A sorting domain-containing protein, coding for MKTFLLILFSSITIGVYSQSTIIGTTTYDLQTNACSRNRIQVYDDGSISVVWTGATTLGAWPERGMFYNHYNGVTWNPAPTARIETVRTGFGELMKVLDHEVVLSHDGTNLQLFANAVIGGAVWTQLPGSDLITGLWPVTECPQGTDDIYVVCADNVSPTSIIFSRSDNGGASWAVLESPLPFLSEADGFDALSAEVYQIQVKGSHVYISYGSSWSDLILLHSPAKGNPGTWSQIEINDFPIDNYNGDLGEDSDFDGDGDFDTINTIDGFNEMIITNAGVVHIFSGNYQLLDTDPDAEGWGYFPRTSGLLYWNSTMAEPTNIELLIDWNNADGLNDPFLGIGADLAMYDGVSFTSMVGAAIDEATGYIYLIYAMPIEYTDYFGDPEVSEAQSFRDLFGVYSADNGTTWSAPINLTNTAELHQENVFPMVYDKAIDGKVHVVWMQDAEPGTSLDVNNTDAYGSNNIRYQAFDGADFGIEPPCDFTEGPTGLFAAPIAPTSVQLHWDEVPGADKYQVLVYQVSDPAIKFKKKPASNMANILGLTPETDYAYKIKTICPGGVFSPYSATSFFTTPPLRSGEINNFLIVYPNPSNGNFTVQLPDLINTKVEIKVIDALGKIVLLKDVFTTVEDQEEKIDLSGVSSGIYFIQMLYNGDLTTGTILIE
- a CDS encoding 3'-5' exonuclease: MLQTIAPENLFIFDIETVPGKKHYDELAPELQKLFDDKVGRTRKEDEDKSEFYFSKAGIFAEFGKVICISCAYIQKINNDYHLKIKTFKGDDEKMMLEEFKQTLINVSKNNFQLCGHNIREFDVPWLCRRYLINRITLPPVLDIYGKKPWEVNHVDTMELWKFGDYKNYTSLNLLATILEIPTPKDDIDGSMVGDVYWNKNDLNRIGLYCSKDVIAVAQVIMRLKGLELIREENIIYV
- a CDS encoding SDR family oxidoreductase — encoded protein: MKSKILLITGADGALGKTVTARLLDEGWELHAAVLNEKSKSILDEFFPQQINKTLFPFIADLAKETEVQNWIRGIKGNIFGLVHLAGGYKGAGSIADYTEADYNFLMDLNVKPTFLLLKEIVPILKASGMGSIVTIGAKPVLHQAKGNTLYTASKGALVAITLSVAEECRNFNVRANIILPATLQTPNNLSWATEEQYKTFTPTEDVADTIAFLMSEKAKGITGVSIPMYNKIEW
- a CDS encoding NAD(P)/FAD-dependent oxidoreductase, with the translated sequence MTYRYDDTSLPKIVIIGGGFAGLELVKRLNNKPYRVTLLDKNNFHTFQPLLYQIASAGLTAESIAYPFRRKIGQYPNIIFRMATVEKIDPQTQKVITDVGDFEYDHLIIASGAVTNFYGNTAIEKVSFTLKSVQEALDMRSAILHKFERAIISDSTADQKQRMNFIIVGGGPTGVELAGALAEIRKNVLPHDYRELKGENMEIHLIEGSGRLLAAMSEKASRLAKKYLESDGVKVWLNALVQNFDGDELLLSNGEKIKTDNIIWAAGVKGATIEGISAESIVRGGKYQTDAFNRIKNYSNIYAIGDIAFMTEDKNFPNGHPGVAQVAIQQASNLANNFIRLNRKKELKPFKYKNKGNMATIGRHKAVVDLPFYSFGGYLAWYIWMFIHLMALVGFRNRFMVFMNWMWNYFSYDRALRIIVEPEEKNT